A window of Asterias rubens chromosome 22, eAstRub1.3, whole genome shotgun sequence contains these coding sequences:
- the LOC117304949 gene encoding uncharacterized protein LOC117304949, producing MEFVWLSVAIWFTANMISTISSKAAMLDAAVRGTSHTLTDWTPAFEELLWLDLTVLQHLTGSIAASFWVIVIQRKSIFADLTITSTRYMLIAAAGNALGNMATNASFAAVSSSITQVIKLCEPIFTLALTLLLYRQGKELISSLWVSVVVMVIGSCMFISSQSSFNMWGIGAAAISNIAFPVRNIYLKKSDLSAHQDPLQQFAAISIYSVIILIPWVGVKYLFYALPRLHPAESIMSSIFHFIYNAASITVLQAFNPVVHALLNLSKRVIVIIANLVYFATPVSLQMVTGLLIFFTGLALLQLRRNLKSPEAGNLDIGKHKPSSFVNTLLLVCTVCFAAFGLRHSLYNIQSDRYSERFQQHYPKIITKLRSAQLLNLTTAWVYDNSVPENIVQNLANMTDRNLHYNLNVYCGTSQCLEAFGRFKRPNIMVKFLVLTDIMRETPLEEWLARHPIHKIMTGVNFEEYLHDSVRLALLWKHGGMYVNPLVSLHDFKLPESSYAWLSADVVTTNMSRVLLDLCYFPPQHSFIMKLMKAFTDQFPHQNIPKTSESKAKLLTFNFPAIVRNMHNALKDQEISCPKIIAITTGKLTTSGIKEHHFGTLSYDLRIKISGSSNLGDEMQGFSGVGFLPFVDNFVDREDLRKSQSGGQITMFLNAWWGTPSTYWPPPENIDPIIVSMHFTAGLQNKIAQGKAFFETKAPIGSRDTDTLAFFQKNKIDAFFSGCLTILTQNPNTGKPANDIFMVDVNSNYQKYFPEDVRKNAKRLYHNLSNVTRNDMLARYQTAYNLLESYSRAKLVITQRLHCAMPCVAMGIPVIFIDSPRMPGGGGSSKRGSSRIQGLKSVFHTLDMYQMSDEDAKTWLSEFKWNNPPPNPGVSDVMKFRATDWNIIRKNQHLYDSARKFGMLPLSRYSSDASKQLLFHVLLTRKEDESTVKPTWFEMRSVESILRHHPLATVNVYSDTVQQRQFDVLTESGYNVQVHSLNLTDMVKHMALDSSLTNMLSKNSDTLDCDLIPMLILYRWGGIYMSPVNILVRSIDKLKHNSLLWKNEGKQQFEMSFMKFEKEHVFVKTSLIALLQRSVGVSGAQTLTETWRRESEISPNVEGIEANNFHVSFTSENKNECFDSKDGATFDANMKKVKSNVFLVRVEGLKNFSGKLKDGTICKYIYNSFCVLCNEKY from the coding sequence ATGGAGTTTGTTTGGCTCTCTGTGGCGATTTGGTTCACCGCCAATATGATATCGACCATCTCTTCAAAGGCTGCCATGTTAGACGCTGCAGTCCGTGGAACTAGTCACACCCTGACAGACTGGACACCAGCGTTTGAAGAACTACTGTGGCTCGATCTGACCGTTCTTCAGCATTTAACCGGATCCATCGCGGCCAGCTTCTGGGTTATTGTCATTCAACGCAAGTCCATCTTCGCTGACCTGACTATTACGAGCACTCGGTACATGCTCATTGCAGCTGCTGGGAACGCTCTGGGAAACATGGCGACGAATGCTTCTTTTGCAGCCGTTAGCTCGAGCATTACTCAAGTCATTAAGTTATGCGAACCTATTTTTACCTTGGCTCTGACGTTGCTCCTGTACAGACAAGGTAAAGAGTTGATTTCCTCTCTATGGGTCTCGGTCGTTGTCATGGTAATTGGATCATGTATGTTCATATCAAGCCAGTCATCGTTTAATATGTGGGGGATAGGAGCTGCGGCAATTTCAAATATAGCCTTCCCTGTTCGGAACATCTACCTGAAGAAGTCTGATTTATCTGCACATCAGGATCCTCTTCAACAATTTGCGGCAATTTCTATCTACAGTGTTATTATTCTTATCCCATGGGTAGGGGTTAAATATTTATTCTACGCCTTGCCGAGACTTCACCCAGCAGAGAGCATCATGTCGAGTATTTTCCATTTCATCTATAATGCAGCATCAATAACCGTTCTGCAAGCTTTCAACCCAGTCGTCCATGCCTTACTGAATCTTTCCAAACGTGTCATTGTTATCATCGCtaatttggtttattttgcCACACCAGTCTCTCTCCAAATGGTCACGGGTCTGTTGATCTTCTTTACTGGGCTTGCTCTTCTGCAGTTGCGTCGTAACCTAAAATCCCCTGAGGCGGGAAACCTCGATATTGGGAAACACAAACCATCTTCTTTTGTTAACACACTACTTCTTGTTTGTACCGTCTGTTTTGCGGCCTTTGGATTACGACACAGTTTATACAACATTCAATCAGACAGGTATTCAGAACGATTTCAACAACACTATCCGAAGATAATTACAAAACTCCGTTCAGCTCAACTCCTTAACTTGACCACAGCTTGGGTTTACGACAACTCAGTACCAGAAAATATTGTGCAAAATCTAGCAAATATGACTGATCGAAATCTTCATTACAACCTTAATGTATATTGTGGAACATCTCAGTGTCTTGAGGCATTTGGACGTTTCAAGAGGCCGAACATAATGGTTAAATTCCTGGTATTGACTGACATCATGAGGGAAACACCCCTCGAAGAGTGGTTGGCCCGGCATCCTATTCATAAGATTATGACAGGTGTTAACTTCGAAGAATACCTCCACGATTCCGTCAGATTAGCTCTTCTCTGGAAACACGGAGGCATGTACGTCAACCCCTTGGTATCACTGCATGACTTTAAACTACCAGAGAGCAGCTACGCGTGGCTTAGCGCTGATGTAGTCACTACGAATATGTCTAGGGTCTTGCTGGACCTGTGTTACTTCCCACCTCAGCACTCGTTCATTATGAAACTCATGAAGGCATTCACTGATCAGTTTCCTCATCAAAACATCCCCAAGACATCAGAGAGCAAGGCCAAACTTTTGACTTTCAATTTTCCTGCAATCGTGAGAAATATGCATAATGCCTTAAAAGACCAGGAGATATCGTGTCCGAAAATCATCGCGATTACAACAGGAAAACTAACCACCAGTGGTATCAAAGAACATCATTTCGGGACGCTCTCGTATGACCTACGTATAAAAATATCCGGCTCGTCAAACCTTGGGGATGAAATGCAAGGTTTCTCGGGTGTTGGGTTCTTGCCTTTTGTCGACAACTTCGTCGACAGAGAAGACTTACGGAAATCACAAAGCGGTGGTCAGATCACGATGTTCTTGAATGCATGGTGGGGCACTCCTAGTACATATTGGCCACCGCCAGAAAACATTGATCCAATAATTGTGTCCATGCACTTTACTGCCGggcttcaaaataaaattgcacAAGGCAAAGCGTTCTTTGAAACAAAAGCGCCAATTGGTTCTCGGGATACAGACACCCTAGCATTCTTTCAGAAAAACAAGATAGATGCGTTCTTTTCTGGCTGCCTCACTATTCTTACCCAAAACCCAAACACCGGCAAACCAGCAAACGATATTTTCATGGTAGATGTCAATTCAAACTACCAGAAATACTTTCCCGAAGATGTTAGAAAAAATGCAAAGAGACTATATCACAACTTGTCTAACGTAACAAGAAATGATATGCTTGCACGTTACCAAACGGCTTATAATTTGCTAGAGTCATATTCGCGCGCCAAATTGGTCATAACTCAACGTCTACATTGCGCTATGCCTTGTGTTGCTATGGGTATTCCGGTTATATTTATTGATTCTCCACGAATGCCTGGAGGAGGAGGTAGCTCTAAGAGAGGCAGCAGCCGTATCCAAGGACTCAAGTCGGTGTTCCACACTCTAGATATGTATCAAATGTCAGATGAAGATGCCAAGACGTGGTTAAGTGAGTTCAAGTGGAATAATCCTCCTCCCAACCCAGGTGTGAGTGATGTCATGAAATTTCGTGCTACTGACTGGAACATCATTCGGAAAAACCAACATCTGTACGATAGCGCTCGCAAATTCGGGATGTTGCCTCTTTCAAGATATAGTTCAGATGCATCGAAGCAGCTATTATTTCATGTGTTGCTTACACGTAAAGAGGACGAGTCGACTGTAAAACCAACCTGGTTTGAAATGAGATCTGTGGAATCGATTCTACGGCATCATCCTCTAGCTACAGTTAACGTCTATAGCGACACTGTACAGCAAAGACAGTTTGACGTCCTGACTGAAAGTGGTTACAACGTCcaagtacacagtttgaatCTAACTGACATGGTAAAACATATGGCTTTAGACTCGTCTCTAACAAACATGTTGTCCAAGAACAGTGACACACTGGATTGTGACCTCATTCCGATGCTGATTTTGTACCGCTGGGGTGGGATATACATGAGCCCAGTTAACATCTTGGTGCGGAGTATCGACAAGCTGAAACACAACTCCCTACTTTGGAAAAACGAAGGAAAGCAACAGTTTGAGATGTCGTTCATGAAGTTTGAGAAGGAACACGTCTTCGTAAAGACGTCGTTGATAGCGCTTTTGCAACGGTCAGTCGGGGTTAGTGGAGCACAAACTCTGACTGAAACTTGGCGGAGAGAAAGTGAAATTAGTCCAAACGTGGAAGGTATAGAAGCAAATAACTTCCACGTTTCATTCACTTCTGAGAATAAGAATGAATGTTTTGACAGCAAAGATGGCGCTACGTTTGATGCAAACATGAAGAAAGTAAAATCTAATGTTTTCCTCGTACGAGTTGAAGGCTTGAAGAACTTTTCTGGAAAGTTAAAAGACGGAACGATatgtaaatatatatataactctttttgtgtgttgtgtaatgaaaAATATTGA
- the LOC117305325 gene encoding uncharacterized protein LOC117305325, with the protein MFANAPLMINFISFTECPVDVVSGDKVYKFIYPRLQSSDVFRLDFSVKGTRDASITLSEFTNEISYYLAVLGAWSNEWSVIQCAKICQQRYAEQHTPGIMSELEYRRFWLTYDRGTIKVGKGGEVTPFLEWHDETMRVTVNYIGIGSYDKPANWIFYTFCAE; encoded by the exons ATGTTTGCCAACGCTCCTCTCATGAtcaattttatttcttttacagAGTGTCCAGTTGATGTAGTTAGTGGTGATAAAGTCTATAAATTCATATATCCACGGCTCCAGTCAAGTGACGTATTCAGACTTGATTTCTCCGTAAAAGGCACACGTGATGCCTCTATAACTCTATCTGAATTCACCAATGAGATATCATACTATCTCGCAG tACTCGGTGCATGGAGCAATGAATGGTCTGTTATTCAATGTGCGAAGATCTGCCAGCAACGATACGCTGAGCAACACACCCCAGGCATCATGTCCGAGTTGGAGTACCGCCGGTTCTGGTTGACCTACGACCGTGGAACCATCAAGGTGGGTAAAGGGGGCGAGGTTACCCCCTTCTTGGAGTGGCATGATGAGACCATGAGGGTTACTGTTAACTACATTGGTATCGGCTCGTACGACAAGCCTGCAAACTGGATCTTCTACACCTTTTGTGCCGAATAA
- the LOC117305295 gene encoding kunitz-type serine protease inhibitor mulgin-3-like, whose translation MFRLSVALVAVLLLQSVFVVDSLRKRRPIPKRVPTTPTVIEENTTPVVEDQEDVCKLPKETGRCRMYFPSWYYDNEEQTCKTFTWGGCQGNGNRFETEDACNEKCPSK comes from the exons ATGTTTCGTTTAAGCGTTGCTCTTGTTGCGGTTCTACTGTTGCAGTCTGTGTTTGTTGTGGACTCGCTAAGG AAACGAAGACCAATACCAAAACGTGTGCCGACGACACCAACAGTTATCGAGGAGAACACAACACCGGTAGTGGAAGACCAGGAGG ATGTGTGTAAACTGCCTAAAGAAACTGGTCGCTGCAGAATGTATTTTCCGAGTTGGTACTACGATAACGAAGAACAGACTTGCAAGACATTCACATGGGGCGGATGTCAAGGAAACGGGAATAGGTTTGAGACGGAAGATGCCTGTAATGAAAAATGCCCCTCCAAGTAG